The Bacillus rossius redtenbacheri isolate Brsri chromosome 5, Brsri_v3, whole genome shotgun sequence region CAATGCTCTTTGAGAAATGGTTTTATGAAGTAGAGGAATATGAAAAATTAGTTTTCTGTCCATCCCATGTAGAAAAATTATAAGATATATAATTTATCTGGTGTTTACTTATAATATTATACATACAATTAATTGCAATTTTGAAGTACAATCTTTTAGTATATCAttaaatatcattatatatatctTCCACCATGATTTTAAGAAAGTGATGAGACACATTTGTAACAAAGAGCAAGGATGTTTTGTGAAGGGTAGctatatattaaatacatatatattttatttttatagtatacATCGAATCATTAAAGACGATGATAAAATTGtagtaagtatttaaattaataaaggcTTATTCGCCGTAGTATTCTCGCTCATCAAGCATTACAGATTTTTCGTTGTCATGTCGTACATAagtaaaaattatcttaaaaaaattattttacatgtttGACAACAGTTAAATAGAAATTGCTCAGGAAAAATAATAGTCACGCATTTATCAGGAGAAAAATCTCTTCGTCTGTCTCATAAAGATACCCGTTAACTTGACAGGTGCTTCATCCGATTGGTGGTAAATTGGACAATACAATCACTTCTTATCTGATATTCACCATTTTCAAACGATCAACCTTGTTTGTGTCAACTGGAAAAGATATAGTCACGGTGACTATGTCGTGActacaaaatctattttttaaagGGGCTTTACAAATTTCGCTGAGATTTATTGACTACTACATTTTTCTGGAAATAATTTGGAGTTGCAATTAAAACACAATGAATCTTGGCAAAATTTGCATCTGTTATAATATAACTTTGTAATTAGTATCGAACTGCTAGTACAAAGTCTGTGGTTTTATTTGGCCACATTTAATCAACATAAAAGTCTTTAACGGTTGATGAGCATAACACTAATTGAATGCAAACGTAGTGTTTTGTAAACATGCTTCACGTCAGAAAGCTATGATCACTTAGCAACTGCGTGGTGCATTGCCGAATGGCATAAAACAACACAAAGGAAAGCCTCGTTGAAACCGGTTGTTGCAGCGGGTATAAAAACTTCGGGCTGGCGTTCTGTATGATGATTTCCATATAAAGTGTATAGTAGCTACTTAGAAGTTTTAACAGATTTACTTCCCAAAGGGTAGTGTCTTAAATTCACGTTTAGCCCTACTCACCTTTTTATTGGCTGACATAAAATATTTCATGATTTACGTCTCGGTTTTTCTTGAAACCCAATATTGACTTCAGATGATACTTATTTACACTATTTGAATGACACACACTTATAAGAAAAGACGAAATTTTATGGTGAATTGcgttaaaatgaaaataaaaccaaaatgtgGGTCAATACACAATATAAGGCCTAAAAGAACGCTAATAAACCACGTAACACCAAAATGCCAGTTTAGTCATCAACTAAAATTGTATATAGGTAAAAAACTTTACCAAATCACCACAAATGTAGGATTACTTAACATCcaaaaaaaatgaatgtaatttttttaatatgtagtttgTAACAAAATGTACGAACCAAGTGACTCGTAACAATTATTTTTCAGTTGTATGTAGCACCTGGTATGGCCTTATTTTTACTTTACATATAAAGATgtgatttaaaaacaaaaatacttgcAATAACTTCAGTCATTgtggattttaaatttaaaacaattttatggaaATAAGCCATGTTATACACTGTtatacactgtatgtcatagaaaatCCTCAAGAATGTACAACAatgatgaatacataaacacaggaAGAAAAAGCTGTAATCAGTTGATATGAAATGTTAAATGTCTAGGCAACACAAAGAATACCGTGGAAGCTATTTCATCAGAAACATATTATAGCACAGGCAAGCACAGTGGActgacaatgacgagacagttgcaacaagaacagtaaatacagacataCAATAACTTGGCTAACATAGCGATAAACGGAAGAACCAAACTATGGTACTGAAACAGATAATCCGGACAATCCAACGAAAAAACAGCAAAtcacagacgaacccagcgatgaaagtaaacaaatattctgGAAAAACATAACGACCAAATCGCTGAGAAACACATAGATTGCAGTATTTACTATCTAAATTACCTTTGTGAGGTTTTTCTGCACAACCAAGGCTCGAGTTCAACTAgatttaaatgaattatttacaCTTCTGAGGATAAACACAAAATGTTAGTTCATCATTGTGGCGCTATCCATAAAAAATGACGTTAAGCCGAGTGCTATCCGATAAGGCAGACTTCGAACAAAGTCAAGGTGGTCCAAGAAATTAAAAGGTCCGCCTATTTGGGCACACCTGTGGTGtggagagcttcagaagaaaccacgcaatttgcCTTCTCAATATATCCGAGCGAagtctgtttgaaaaaaaaaaaaattaagggtgtGCTGCGGGCAGatgttttttgttttgaaacagTATTCTTAGGAGATTGAAAATAGCgcattttcagaattattttacacatgaaacgcccggtaaagattcttgaaggcACTCAACGGACTTTCATtccacctttatcttaatttctcttccataaaatgttacggtcaccgttcaaatttcacagttgtcttaTGCGTgttgagaagactgcgcgccagtccagagccttgcgcttaggaaAGACACCGCACTGCAAACACcagcctcactgacacagatacacccctggcaGTAAGTGAAACGGTGCAACGGTAGTAAGATGATGAAGCGTCAATGGAATGGTGGTTGACTCGTGCATTCATATTACTGATCTCTGCACTGTACACGTGAATATAACTACAGgatttgtcacaaaaaaaaattttctcgaaAATATTTCATGTCTAGCTGCGTGTTTAAACATTGTAGCACAGTTAGTTTTTCGCGGTTGGTTGAGTTTATTTCTGGTACACGCCTACTGTAGGTAATCGAATCACAGTaattttgtgcggaagcaaatgcttctgaatggcccggccaaataaggcgctggcttctcttgcagacggccgccaataaaaAGGTACGAAACGAGGACGTAGGTATACCTTACTGCAGTTTAAAAGCGTTCAGGATTTTTAATGAAAATCGCTAACTTATATTAATTCAATGTAATTTTGCTTTACAATAAATCAAGCTTTCATAGCATCCAAAACAAGCTCTTGCAATGTAAAACCAAAATGCGCAATCGCAGAAATTGATCTGCTCAGATTTGTTGCAGAAATGTAAATGCAACtgtcacaatgttttttttaatgtaatgatagtatgatgtacttgaaaagcagaTATTTAGCACAAAGATAAGGTGGTTGACCCAAAAATGTCTTGTAATGTATTTTACTGTGTCTTACTACGCACTATAATTCACAACATTGATAAAAGTGAACAAACAGTGCACATTAATTCAGTGCCAAAactaaaaatgtatttaagttAGAAGTTAATATTGATTGAAAAAATACAAGTAATCTGATAAATAgaatcaaagaaaataaaattaatttgtgatgAATAGCCATGCTtcaaaatgactgaaatgtttcCACGAATTCATCAAGAACATTCAGAATAACTTGTTTCATCAATACATATTGAAGGAAAATAATCTATGAATGAAACGTAATACGCAAATCACATGATCTCTGAGTATTTGTATGTGACTTTGGACCACATTAATTCTatctttattaaataaacattacttgctgagatggaaaaaaaaatgcatcgtTGGTGTTATTATCTCTCAGATCTTTTAACCACGCTGTAATAGCATTggatataaataatacttataaaataattaaatatggggACACTTATTCATCGGATAAAACCATTCAAATCTATccaaatataattaaatcatcggccaaattagaaaaaaatttaaacaaatagttTCAAAACTACCAACTTAAAGCCCTCATTACCGGTGGAACACGCGTAATAATTTGAATAACTTATCAAAGTTAATGGAGAATAAAGCTGGAGTTCAATTCGAAGGTCCCACCGCTTATGTGTTTTCCTGTGCATTACCACGTGCACAGTGATGAAAACCCCTCCCttctaatttaatttatttaacgagTTTTTTAAACCTTCCTCGTCTGATTTGCACCTGAACTTGAGTAGGTACTTTCTGATTTGCGAGTTGGGAAAATTTAGTTTCACATAGGTATTTTTCTATGGCCTTAACTAACTCTTATAGATTCTGGTTTATCATGCGCCTTAGGCTACCAAAAACAAATCATGAACTTTATTCCCTGTACTATTTCTAACCCACGAGATTGGGTATATTTAtactaaatagtaataataaaattcataTCTATTATTACTGGATGCTTTGAACCTCTTGATTTCACCTTCTAAAAAAGCAAAGCTATCAAGTCCTGTTACATAATAATTAACTACTATGGCAGCACGATCTGATCGTAGCTAAAGCCCAGATTAACTTTTAGGGTAAGGATCAGAGTTCGCCCCAGAGAATGAGAACTTCAATCCTTTCAGCCTTCTGACAGACGATTTATTGAACACGCATCTCGTGTTTAGCATGCCGACCAGCCCCTGGGATTATACTTCAAGTAAAGCTACTGCGTTTAATTTCGCTGAATCATTTCAACTCCAGGCTAGaccagggccgtatttacgcgcaggctatctaggctgtagcctatgggcccgcaccacaaatgggggcccgcaccacacgacacgaaaaaaaaaaaaaaaaaaaaaaaacattatactgtgatgtggatcttcttatattcttaaaatacgcgtcgacatagtgtccagttgttttgtgtggattaattgcgccgaactaaactcttctgtggaaatcTGATATATGAattgtgtcagcatttagaaattttcgattattttcattggttttggtgtcacttaattcttTAACCTCTAAAtgctgtttggttaaattgtctagtttaataataaactaattttttttttcaaaatagaaaattgatcaaaaatatgtgttttgtaggtcaattaaaataaacagcCACCCAGGCCCAGGCAAGAGGCACTGGAAGGGGATCCCCCTTCCCCTTCGCACCACAGACTCAGCCTAGGGGCCCACAGGCAGTAAATTCGGCTCTGGGCTGGACTCGACATGCCTATCTACAGTGAAGATTATTTATAATGCTGTCATTTTCTCGATATCGAGATCACATCTTTCAGCAGGTTTCACGTGACTGGGCAACCACTTCTTGTTGTTTATAACTGGTTCAGGGTTTCAAGGGCGTGTCAAGGGCACCGTAGGCCAACTATCTACGTAAAGCATATGTGAATGTGCTTCAAATATAATTTTGCTACccaaaataacagaaaaaattgtTAACTATTAATACAAATGGATATACAGAGCTCTAACAGCTTTCGATCCCACAAATGTCACGTGCGCAAAGGCCTGTCTACACtgtagctatatatatatttttggtaaatgtaacagaaatattcatgtcaatttacatattttttgttaaacaagatatttacatgaaaacaactacgtcactgcaaaatagtgttcgcagtaatactgggttcggagttttacccgggcgtttatgctttgtgttgtcccagtacctccaatagttccaTGAAGAGCTATTTCAgaaacattaataagcataataaaaaaaataaggcccaattattgaatattctattatgaatgatgcgccaattttcgtaacagAATCTCAGTATTTCattcatgcaaaaaataaccatagccatgtgttacaatatctttcttgtagtattacaaaatatttattggcaaatTGTTTACGAATgaatctttagtaaaagtacagaaaatatttttctgtgtactgTGCGAAGCGCAGGGCTCTTCCAGCCTAGTATAGTGTAGTATAGAGGGAGCATCAATATCATCTGTGAAGCCAGCAATCCCCTCTGGGCAGTGGTGGCCCCATAATTTGCGGGGCGTAATGCCATTTACTTTTGCAGGTCCCTAACATTTTGGAGTGCGGCCATACCGTGGCCTTTCCCcggaaagattttttaaaataaactcgttaaagaaattttttttaagtccaccTGGAGTTTGAATTTCAACAATGGTTTCGCTAATTTATCTAAAGAAACTACAGCTTTATCGTCAACAGCGGGTTCCTGCCGTAGCATGTCTCCTTGTTAGTTTGCAGTGCGCATCTCTCCTTCCAATACACGTGtgtaaagggggaaaaaaaatgtgaatatttataatgcattttcttgttgtacttatgtcataaagagcatcatctgatattattatatttttacttataaGGATATGTAACagaaatacgccatcttggttttatacatttttgtcaacaattttttgaatataattaaatataatttttttactctgTTTAAGTAtggaaaataatttaatggaatgccttgttatttgtAGAGAATTgctactacaaatagtttctcctgtgaaataaaaaattgtgtttaacatttatttatttatttcaaaatgacTACAACAGCAATAATATAATCAATATATGGtcttaaaaatcatcaaaaatagtAAAGCTAAAAAATATTAACTCTTACAACAATTAACTATGGTGGACTAAACACAAGAAGATTTTATAATGTCTACAAGGTGGGTAGTATCAATATGGCAACAGTAGGCACAGTTTACTCTGTACGGAAAACTAAAGGTTGAATCTCGGTGATACGTCGTGTCCGTCCGTAATTCGTCCGTCCGACACGAAGCCGAGCGACTCACAATGTTCCGCACGTccaacaaatactttttttttttcattttgatgcTGCCAACAGACTAGAAGATGATTAGAGttgaaaatttatcttttatAATAGGATCATATTGATGATCGTGAAATATGAGGTCTTAAAAATCACTAAACTCAACTTATTTTcgctcttttatttattaatatatttttagttttaccatgcgtaattaattacacttttatttctcgggcattttttttgtatcgaacatcaaactttaaaatgtgttcgAACGTAACCTTCAAACAACAACCTTCAAAACCTTTTAAGACGGCGAAGGTTGCCGGCAATACTTTGATAACATTGTGGAGGTTAAAATTTCAACCGTCCGTCCGTCGAATGTTAAAAGCTTGGGAAGCTtttggacggacggatggatggaaaTTTTCCGGGCCTTCTGTTTGGCTTGAGGCCACGTGATCAACGGTCGGACGCGACTACGGAGTGAGACACTGGGAGGTtggcgaggggtcctgggttcgagtcccgggtaaggcatgggtgttgaTATACAGAGAATTGATTGCTGACGATATGATAAGGTCTCGGATAAGGACAAAGTACCCTCTGTCTGTTGGTGTAATACTGTAGGCCAccctaattcaaaaaaaaaaccggGAGGTTGGTACGCGAGCGGCTTTCCTACCTGATGAGCACGGTCGGCAGGCACAGGTTCGACACGATGGAGATGACGTACATGGAGGTGAGCGAGATGGTTCCGAGCCCCTGGTTGGCGTTGAGCGAGCTCTGCAGGTCGACGGTGCCGATGAAGGCCGTGCTGAGGATCATGAAGGCCACGCCCAGGCACACCACGTTGCACAGGATCCAGAACCGGTCCTTCTGGGCCAGGCTCTGCGGGGACTCCTCGCTCTGGACGACGGCGGGGCGCGCCAGGGGCCGCGGCGGCGGAGGGCGGTTGACGGACTTGGCCAGGACGAGGGAGCTGATCGTGACGACGTGGCCGCCGTCAGAGTGCCGGCGCTGAAGGTCCCTCACGCCCTCCGAGAGCAGGGCGTTGAGGAAACGACGGGCGGACGTCTGTAGGTGGTTTTGTTCGGTCATCGTGGAAAACATTAGCTATAACGTTCTGGTGAGTAATGTTTGTCGCTGACTTATGACGAAGAAAAAATCTCGAACCAACCTCAAAAACCAAGCTCTGGCTCCTACTAAAAAACCAGTTCGCCTCTGATTGGCCAGACAGTCCAGCCAACCAGAACAGAATAGGACACTGGTTGGCCAGCGGCCCCAAACAATCAAAGAGGCCCAGCTTCCACTGGCCAGATAAATCAGCCAACCAGGAGAAGGGAAGTTTCTAATTGGCTCACAGCTGCAACCAATCAGAGAACACACCCCTTTCAGgtgaaagtatataaaaaaacaggaaaatttcCTCTGTTAGGCTTTCGACGCGactacaacacagaagccaagcaactccaatcTGAAACACTTTAAACTGAAAATACTGCGTCTGAGGTACGGAGTTAAATCTCACTACATATTTGGCAAAACAATATACATACGATAAATTTTCAATCGAAAATGTTAATTTCTGCGTGACGTATCGTCGTCTTCTTTCCTCATTTTATTTCCTGGCGTGTTACCTTTCACCTTTAGAGCTTTacaatcatacttttttttttttgtaaccggTTCATCTCGTGTATTTCACCTGCATGTTGTCTCTTAGCTGCTTAGCGTGCTTGGTGGACTTCAACCAAAGTCTTCCGATGTCATAATTCAGTGCGTTGATCCCCACGACTACAAAGACGACAATAAGGCACAAAATCAATTACCTAGTTTTGCAGTCCGAATCTCTAGAAAAATATACAGACGAAAGCTAAGGTTTATGTCAAAATTATCCGCAATgtcatatatgtattttttttccttctttgaaAATAAGCTTCACAGTAGCACTCGCTTC contains the following coding sequences:
- the LOC134532264 gene encoding UNC93-like protein codes for the protein MFSTMTEQNHLQTSARRFLNALLSEGVRDLQRRHSDGGHVVTISSLVLAKSVNRPPPPRPLARPAVVQSEESPQSLAQKDRFWILCNVVCLGVAFMILSTAFIGTVDLQSSLNANQGLGTISLTSMYVISIVSNLCLPTVLIRWLGCKRTVAVCFLAYIPFIVAQLDGSSYALVPGAVLIGVALGPIHCAAGAHLQLLARCSAPRGPGVEAALLRLLSVFHVFVSLSQVWGSGVTALARRRERDSWRVRCILAQGRFGGRIQRASEFDAEFGDSAPGVRYWR